The Rhinopithecus roxellana isolate Shanxi Qingling chromosome 13, ASM756505v1, whole genome shotgun sequence genome contains a region encoding:
- the PES1 gene encoding pescadillo homolog isoform X1, whose protein sequence is MGGLEKKKYERGSATNYITRNKARKKLQLSLADFRRLCILKGIYPHEPKHKKKVNKGSTAARTFYLIKDIRFLLHEPIVNKFREYKVFVRKLRKAYGKSEWNTVERLKDNKPNYKLDHIIKERYPTFIDALRDLDDALSMCFLFSTFPRTGKCHVQTIQLCRRLTVEFMHYIIAARALRKVFLSIKGIYYQAEVLGQPIVWITPYAFSHDHPTDVDYRVMATFTEFYTTLLGFVNFRLYQLLNLHYPPKLEGQAQAEAKASEGTYALDSESSMEKLAALSASLARVVVPATEEEAEVDEFPTDGMSAQEEDCRKELEAQEKHKKLFEGLKFFLNREVPREALAFIIRSFGGEVSWDKSLCIGATYDVTDSRITHQIVDRPGQQTSVIGRCYVQPQWVFDSVNARLLLPVAEYFPGVQLPPHLSPFVTEREGDYVPPEKLKLLALQRGEDPGNLNESEEEEEEDDDNEGDGDEEGKEEEEEDAETDSEKEEEARLAALEEQRMEGKKPRVMAGTLKLEDKQRLAQEEESEAKRLAIMMMKKREKYLYQKIMFGKRRKIREANKLAEKRKAHDEAMRSEKKAKKARPE, encoded by the exons tATGAACGAGGCTCGGCCACCAACTACATCACCCGGAACAAAGCCCGGAAGAAACTCCAGCTGAGCTTGGCTGACTTTAG GCGACTGTGCATACTGAAGGGCATTTATCCCCATGAACCCAAACACAAGAAGAAGGTTAACAAGGGTTCTACAGCAGCCCGAACGTTTTACCTTATCAAAGACATCAGGTTTCTCCTCCATGAACCCATCGTCAACAAGTTCCGGGAATACAAG gtgTTTGTCCGGAAGCTCCGGAAGGCCTATGGGAAGAGCGAGTGGAACACTGTAGAGCGTCTAAAGGACAATAAGCCCAACTACAAACTTGACCACATCATCAAGGAACG GTACCCCACATTCATCGATGCCCTGCGGGACCTGGACGATGCCCTCTCCATGTGCTTCCTCTTTTCCACCTTCCCACGGACTGGCAAGTGCCACGTGCAGACCATTCAACTGTGCCGCCGGCTCACTGTGGAGTTTATGCACTACATTATTGCCGCCCGTGCCCTGCGCAAG GTCTTCCTGTCCATCAAAGGTATTTACTACCAGGCCGAGGTGCTGGGGCAGCCCATCGTGTGGATCACTCCCTATGCCTTCTCCCATGAC CACCCGACAGACGTGGACTACAGGGTCATGGCCACCTTCACCGAGTTCTACACCACACTGCTGGGCTTCGTCAACTTCCGCCTCTACCAGTTGCTCAACCTGCACTACCCCCCAAAG CTCGAGGGGCAGGCCCAAGCAGAGGCAAAGGCCAGTGAGGGCACCTACGCATTGGACTCCGAGAGCTCTATGGAG AAACTGGCAGCCCTCAGTGCCAGCCTGGCccgtgtggtggtgcctgccacagaggaggaggccgaggtggatgagTTTCCCACCGATGGG ATGTCAGCGCAGGAGGAAGACTGCAGGAAGGAGCTGGAGGCACAGGAAAAGCACAAGAAGCTTTTTGAAGGCCTGAAGTTCTTCCTGAACCGAGAGGTGCCCCGTGAGGCCCTGGCCTTCATCATCAG GAGTTTTGGAGGGGAAGTGTCCTGGGACAAGTCTTTGTGCATCGGGGCCACCTATGACGTCACAGACTCCCGCATCACCCACCAGATTGTCGACCGGCCTGGGCAGCAGACCTCAGTCATTGGCAG GTGCTACGTGCAGCCCCAGTGGGTGTTTGACTCGGTGAACGCCAGGCTCCTCCTCCCTGTGGCAGAGTACTTCCCTGGGGTGCAGCTGCCCCCACACCTTTCACCCTTTGTGACCGAGAGGGAAGGAGATTACGTCCCACCTGAGAAACTGAAGCTGCTGGCTCTGCAGCGGGGAGAGGACCCAG GAAACCTGAATGAgtcagaagaggaggaggaagaggacgaCGACAATGaaggtgatggtgatgaagagggaaaagaggaggaggaggaagatgcaGAGACTGAttcagaaaaggaggaagaggccCGGCTGGCAGCCCTGGAGGAGCAGAGAATGGAGGGGAAG AAGCCCAGGGTGATGGCAGGCACCTTGAAACTGGAGGATAAGCAGCGGCTGgcccaggaggaggagagtgAGGCCAAGCGCCTGGCCATTATGATGATGAAGAAGCGGGAGAAGTACCTGTACCAGAAGATCATGTTTGGCAAGAGGCGAAAAATCCGAGAG GCCAACAAGCTGGCGGAGAAGCGGAAAGCCCATGATGAGGCGATGAGGTCTGAGAAGAAGGCCAAGAAAGCAAGGCCGGAGTGA
- the PES1 gene encoding pescadillo homolog isoform X2, with the protein MGGLEKKKYERGSATNYITRNKARKKLQLSLADFRRLCILKGIYPHEPKHKKKVNKGSTAARTFYLIKDIRFLLHEPIVNKFREYKVFVRKLRKAYGKSEWNTVERLKDNKPNYKLDHIIKERYPTFIDALRDLDDALSMCFLFSTFPRTGKCHVQTIQLCRRLTVEFMHYIIAARALRKVFLSIKGIYYQAEVLGQPIVWITPYAFSHDHPTDVDYRVMATFTEFYTTLLGFVNFRLYQLLNLHYPPKLEGQAQAEAKASEGTYALDSESSMEKLAALSASLARVVVPATEEEAEVDEFPTDGMSAQEEDCRKELEAQEKHKKLFEGLKFFLNREVPREALAFIIRSFGGEVSWDKSLCIGATYDVTDSRITHQIVDRPGQQTSVIGRCYVQPQWVFDSVNARLLLPVAEYFPGVQLPPHLSPFVTEREGDYVPPEKLKLLALQRGEDPGNLNESEEEEEEDDDNEGDGDEEGKEEEEEDAETDSEKEEEARLAALEEQRMEGKPRVMAGTLKLEDKQRLAQEEESEAKRLAIMMMKKREKYLYQKIMFGKRRKIREANKLAEKRKAHDEAMRSEKKAKKARPE; encoded by the exons tATGAACGAGGCTCGGCCACCAACTACATCACCCGGAACAAAGCCCGGAAGAAACTCCAGCTGAGCTTGGCTGACTTTAG GCGACTGTGCATACTGAAGGGCATTTATCCCCATGAACCCAAACACAAGAAGAAGGTTAACAAGGGTTCTACAGCAGCCCGAACGTTTTACCTTATCAAAGACATCAGGTTTCTCCTCCATGAACCCATCGTCAACAAGTTCCGGGAATACAAG gtgTTTGTCCGGAAGCTCCGGAAGGCCTATGGGAAGAGCGAGTGGAACACTGTAGAGCGTCTAAAGGACAATAAGCCCAACTACAAACTTGACCACATCATCAAGGAACG GTACCCCACATTCATCGATGCCCTGCGGGACCTGGACGATGCCCTCTCCATGTGCTTCCTCTTTTCCACCTTCCCACGGACTGGCAAGTGCCACGTGCAGACCATTCAACTGTGCCGCCGGCTCACTGTGGAGTTTATGCACTACATTATTGCCGCCCGTGCCCTGCGCAAG GTCTTCCTGTCCATCAAAGGTATTTACTACCAGGCCGAGGTGCTGGGGCAGCCCATCGTGTGGATCACTCCCTATGCCTTCTCCCATGAC CACCCGACAGACGTGGACTACAGGGTCATGGCCACCTTCACCGAGTTCTACACCACACTGCTGGGCTTCGTCAACTTCCGCCTCTACCAGTTGCTCAACCTGCACTACCCCCCAAAG CTCGAGGGGCAGGCCCAAGCAGAGGCAAAGGCCAGTGAGGGCACCTACGCATTGGACTCCGAGAGCTCTATGGAG AAACTGGCAGCCCTCAGTGCCAGCCTGGCccgtgtggtggtgcctgccacagaggaggaggccgaggtggatgagTTTCCCACCGATGGG ATGTCAGCGCAGGAGGAAGACTGCAGGAAGGAGCTGGAGGCACAGGAAAAGCACAAGAAGCTTTTTGAAGGCCTGAAGTTCTTCCTGAACCGAGAGGTGCCCCGTGAGGCCCTGGCCTTCATCATCAG GAGTTTTGGAGGGGAAGTGTCCTGGGACAAGTCTTTGTGCATCGGGGCCACCTATGACGTCACAGACTCCCGCATCACCCACCAGATTGTCGACCGGCCTGGGCAGCAGACCTCAGTCATTGGCAG GTGCTACGTGCAGCCCCAGTGGGTGTTTGACTCGGTGAACGCCAGGCTCCTCCTCCCTGTGGCAGAGTACTTCCCTGGGGTGCAGCTGCCCCCACACCTTTCACCCTTTGTGACCGAGAGGGAAGGAGATTACGTCCCACCTGAGAAACTGAAGCTGCTGGCTCTGCAGCGGGGAGAGGACCCAG GAAACCTGAATGAgtcagaagaggaggaggaagaggacgaCGACAATGaaggtgatggtgatgaagagggaaaagaggaggaggaggaagatgcaGAGACTGAttcagaaaaggaggaagaggccCGGCTGGCAGCCCTGGAGGAGCAGAGAATGGAGGGGAAG CCCAGGGTGATGGCAGGCACCTTGAAACTGGAGGATAAGCAGCGGCTGgcccaggaggaggagagtgAGGCCAAGCGCCTGGCCATTATGATGATGAAGAAGCGGGAGAAGTACCTGTACCAGAAGATCATGTTTGGCAAGAGGCGAAAAATCCGAGAG GCCAACAAGCTGGCGGAGAAGCGGAAAGCCCATGATGAGGCGATGAGGTCTGAGAAGAAGGCCAAGAAAGCAAGGCCGGAGTGA